One part of the Desulfurobacterium indicum genome encodes these proteins:
- the fliP gene encoding flagellar type III secretion system pore protein FliP (The bacterial flagellar biogenesis protein FliP forms a type III secretion system (T3SS)-type pore required for flagellar assembly.), whose product MRKVLIFSLPLLIVPVNAHGETLQNVVSGLGNLDINLKIILLLTILTLAPAILITVTAFTRIVIILSLLRNALGSPQTPPNQVVIALSLFLTFFVMQPVFKQIDKVALQPYLNKEITDVEAIKRSMGPIKDFMLKNTRKEDLKLFIDLSGKEVKSPEDLSMVTLIPAFMISEIKTAFIVVFVIYLPFIVIDMLVASILMSMGMMMIPPMMLSLPFKLILFVLADGWELLIKAIVGSYR is encoded by the coding sequence ATGAGGAAAGTTCTGATATTTAGTTTACCTCTTTTAATAGTTCCTGTAAATGCTCACGGGGAAACGCTTCAAAACGTAGTATCCGGTTTGGGAAATCTTGATATTAATTTAAAGATAATTTTACTTTTAACAATTTTGACCCTTGCTCCTGCAATTCTTATTACAGTTACGGCTTTTACCCGTATCGTTATTATTCTTTCTCTATTGAGAAATGCGTTGGGTTCTCCTCAAACTCCCCCCAACCAGGTTGTGATTGCTCTTTCACTTTTTTTAACTTTTTTTGTGATGCAACCGGTATTTAAGCAAATTGATAAAGTGGCATTGCAACCTTACCTGAATAAAGAGATAACGGATGTCGAGGCAATTAAGCGGTCAATGGGACCGATTAAAGATTTTATGTTGAAGAATACGCGTAAAGAAGATTTAAAGTTGTTTATTGACCTTTCTGGTAAAGAGGTGAAGTCTCCTGAGGACCTTTCTATGGTTACTTTGATTCCTGCTTTTATGATAAGTGAAATAAAAACGGCATTTATTGTTGTTTTTGTCATATATCTGCCTTTTATTGTTATAGATATGCTTGTTGCCAGTATTTTGATGTCGATGGGTATGATGATGATTCCGCCGATGATGCTGTCGCTTCCTTTCAAGTTAATCCTTTTCGTTCTTGCTGATGGATGGGAGCTTTTGATTAAAGCAATTGTCGGGAGCTATCGATGA
- a CDS encoding FliM/FliN family flagellar motor switch protein, with protein sequence MLEIKDLGDVTLNLCVEVGKTVKPFGYLLKLKEGDVIPLDKTIEEFLSIKINGQRFGVGELIIVNDKFGVKVIDLD encoded by the coding sequence ATGCTTGAGATAAAAGATTTGGGTGATGTTACTCTTAACTTGTGTGTTGAGGTTGGCAAGACAGTGAAACCTTTTGGATATCTTTTGAAACTTAAAGAGGGGGATGTTATCCCCCTTGATAAAACCATAGAAGAGTTTTTGTCAATAAAAATAAACGGTCAGCGTTTTGGGGTTGGTGAACTTATCATTGTCAATGATAAGTTTGGTGTTAAGGTGATTGATCTTGATTGA
- a CDS encoding flagellar basal body-associated FliL family protein, which translates to MAEEEKQEQVPAEGEEQKGGGKKKLILLVVLLLVLGGGGFAAYKFVFAKKQKVSQEKQAQKIIEEIKATENVGIMFDLGTFTVNLADKDIERYLRISIILELKNQKVQQEVQKRLPEIKDAIITLLLTKRSSDLKTPEGIEFLKEEIAKRVNAILPLGGVKNVYFTDFIIQTG; encoded by the coding sequence ATGGCAGAAGAGGAAAAACAGGAACAGGTGCCGGCTGAAGGTGAAGAGCAAAAAGGTGGTGGTAAGAAGAAGTTAATTCTGCTTGTAGTTCTACTTCTTGTTTTAGGCGGTGGCGGTTTTGCCGCTTACAAGTTTGTTTTTGCTAAAAAGCAAAAGGTTTCTCAGGAGAAGCAGGCTCAGAAGATAATAGAAGAGATTAAAGCTACCGAAAATGTAGGTATAATGTTTGACTTAGGCACTTTTACGGTAAACCTTGCAGATAAGGATATAGAGAGATACTTGAGGATTTCCATTATACTTGAACTTAAGAATCAAAAGGTTCAACAAGAAGTTCAAAAAAGGCTTCCTGAAATAAAAGATGCAATAATAACACTTCTTTTGACAAAACGGTCTTCCGATTTGAAAACACCGGAAGGAATAGAGTTTTTGAAAGAGGAAATCGCCAAAAGGGTGAACGCGATACTGCCTTTAGGCGGTGTGAAAAACGTTTACTTCACTGACTTTATAATTCAAACCGGGTAA